The sequence ACTTCCTCTGGAAGCTGTTTCCATATGTGCACCACATCTGCATGTTTTCCTCAGATCCCTTTTTAGATCTGTCcactcaccctaaatctatgcagTCTAGCTGCTGATTCTCTTTCCTATCTATGGCCCCTCGTGATTTTATTGCGTCTCTCCAAGGTCTTCTTCAATCCAATGGATAAAGTCATTGCTTGCCTAATCTCTTTCTTGAATTCTAGCAACATTCTTCATAATCTTCTTTGCGCAATATGATTAACGTTGTTATCTTGAGCTTGTTTTATAATTATTTATGTATATGACATTGTTCATGATTTATGGACATCACAGAGTAATTTACAATCAAGGAACAGCTGCAATTGTTGTCGAAATCCAGGTCTCAGTCCCTGCATTGGCTCTTCAGACAGCACTGATGCACTTGTGGCATTCAGCACAATCTTGGTTTAACTCTGCAGGACTTCCAGTGTTCGACTTTAGTAAGAACAGAGATTTTGTGTCTGGCTGGGGGGTGTAAATCCAAATCCTTGTAGTGCCACTACATCTCCAGGAGAGCTTTAATAGGTGAACAACTTCTGGGCTGTTTGATAACTCAAAACTGCTGATATTGTTGCAAGATGTAATGGAAACCAAATGTAAATCATTAGATCAAGGTAAAATTTTGCTTTTTAAGTATTGTTCAGCTTTATCATCCAACAAATAGAAGCATGTGGCCTGAATTGCAAATAATACTGGTTGATGGTATGTTTTATTCCTAAATGCTAGTTCTTATTCTCAGTTCTACTAACATTGAAATCAACCCAGTAAAGAAAATAGCAGAAGAATCAGTAGAACTCATTTAATTTGACCTGGGCTTCACTGTGATGTACTGCAAAGCTTTTTTAAACTCTTATGATGTGCTAAACGTTATTGTTATTTGCTTTTGTGGTGTAACATtcatattagtttattattgtcatgtgctgAGATACAATGTAAAGCTTTTGGTTTATGAGACATTCATATAGCATATCTCTATACATAAGCTCATTGAGACATTCAGAAGGAAAACAGCATGCAGAATTATGTTTGAGCTACAGAGGTGGTTCACATAGAGAAAGCAAGGGCTATGAGGATCAAGAATTCATCCATTATGTTAGGAGAGGCCtattcaagaatctgataacagtaggatagaagctgtcctcgagtctGGTGATACATGCTCTCAAACTTCTATATCTCTTGTCAAAGGGAGGAGaaagacagtgggggggggggtgggagggtgggggtggagagcGGAAGGGGTAATGTTGGAGGATTCCCTGATTATGTTTGCTTGTTTTCCCAAGGCAGTGGAAATAGTAGACAGGTGATGGAAGGAAGAAAGACTGGTTTCTGTTATGTTAACAACTTTCTTTCAACTTTTCACTTTCTTGGATGGAACAGTTCCCATACCAATCTTTGAGCATTGGGGAAATCCTTGGCCTTTTGAGGTGCTGCTTTGATTTATTAGTTGTAGTGGTAAAAATAGCTTATCCAGGACAAACTCCTGATGATATTTGCTTCCTAGAACGTGAAGCTCTCAGCCATCCCTACCTCCTACAGATACAGAGTGTGTCCTCCATCTAGCTTCCTGAAGTCGatgatcagctcctttgttttggtgACCTTGAGGGAAAGGTGGTTGCCTTGGCACCATGCCTTTAGATTCTCTACCTCCACTTCAATTTCTGATATTTGGCCCACTATATTAGAGTGATCTGAAAATTTCAAAATGTTTGCTAATTAAAGCATGTCGTTAAAGTATAAAGGTTTGTTGTGGGTGCTAAAAGCTATTTGGATTGGATGTAACATTTATTACAGTGTTTAGTTATGAAAGCTGGACTTGCACATGTAGTTGCATTTGCAGGGACTCATTAAATTCTATAGGCAGATACATTTACAGGTCTCTTGATCCTGTGAACTACAAAACCTTAAGTAATTATTCTTTATCAGTCAAGTTTTGATACCATTTATTGCAATGCTATAGAGGTTCAGTTAACAATGACAGGTTTTTGTCTGTTTTCCAACTTAATGACAATTTATAAAAGCAGCACTGGTTTGTTTGTTCAATGGGATGGCCTGTAATGAATGTTGTAATTGAATATTTCCTCTTATAGGTACCTGTATTAAGACCAAGATCAACAAGAAAAAATGTTCTTCAAGAAAATCGAATGAAAGGAAAGAGTAACATTTTGAGTGATATTGAATGCTCAGAAATGTTGAAGTTTAAAGAAAAGATGAAAGAGGTTGCAATGCCTACTTCAAACCTGGTTGAGGTAACTGAATTTTCAGAACAATACAAAACCAGGAAGCAAAAGTCAGTGGTTCAGGTGATTAGTCCTATTGAAGCTGAAGCAGTGcatcagaatcaaagaatcaaATCAGACATTTTGCACTACGGTGCTGCGGTTGTAGTTTTGTCAATATTAATTATCTTTCTAGTTTTGGTACAAATGTAACTTATTCTAAAAGCAGTTTTTGAGTGCAAGGGATCTCTTTTGAAAGGATGTGAATTTTTGAGGAATGAAAACACATGAAAATGTTTGGGTGATAGAAACGTCTTTAATTCAGTTGTCACGAACTATTAATATTGCAAAAATGAGAGAATCCTTGAATGCTGGGGGTTTGTTCAGGTAGAGCACCTTTTGATGATCATCTTCGCTGTGATTGGCTGCAAAGAGAAGATCATGTATTAGTAGTATCTCCACCTCACTCAGCTTCCATATCCCACTCCCATGCCTTGTCTTACCTTACCACAGTACGGGCATTCTCCGAAGATTATGTTAAAACTTTGTCTTGAAGAAGGTAGACCTCTTAACCACTGCAATTTAAACATTTTTCACTTGAATTCTTCAGTTCTGAAGTCAAAGGCAGTTTTAAAATACTGAATCCAATTATACCCACCTCATAAAGGCACTCCTGATGGAACGGCTGCCCACACCGCGGATCATCACATACTTGATCTGGTATGGATGAGGCAAGGCGGTAGGCGTAACAAATCCCACACTCCATGCCTAAGCTCTGTCAAATAAATAGATGTGGCCTTGTTGAGAATTCATCATTACTGTTCTAACTGTAACCACTCCATTTAAAGTCCAAAATTTGGATTGCTTAACACCATATGAAGTCATTAATTTGCTGTAATTTGAATTGTAAATTTTCAGTGAGAGTGAAGATGAGCAATAATCTTAAAACTGTTGTAACATACTGATTAGTTCATCTTCTCATTGTATCTTCACCATGTGTATGCCTTAATCATTTCTTTTTAATACAATGATTAAACATTTAACTACAACTTCCACTTGCAGTTTGCCTGAAGCAATTCTTAACTGTAATTATTAGTTCAACCTCTAGTGATTACTCTTTATCTAGATACATCAGATTAAGGGGTCAGACTGCTCAGTGGAAAATCCTTGCCCTCACACTTCTGGAAGATCAGCGGTGAAAGTCTGGTTGAAAACTGTCAAGACTACATTTTCTATACTACCACCACCATCCCAAGTCCAAACCGAGTCAGAAACCATATTGTTCTGTGGGGTCTCACTAAAGAAGAGGCCTTCTGCCAGGGCTTGTAAAATTTCCATTTCATCTGTTCAAGTAATGGCAAGTGAAAAAAGCCAGCTGCAAAAGGCACATGGTTCAACTTCGTAAGCAGGCAAGTGCCCAGCAACTTAACTTCTAGTCATAAATTGGTTAATCAGTCAAGTTAAATACAATTTATCATAGTAGCATTTGCCTGATGGATTGACATAGCTGAAAGCATCTCCGCAAATATGGAGGAATTAGAGGCAGTCATGAAGTAAAGTCCATTTGACTACGAATTTGTTCTGTTAGAGAGGTATTTTCAGGTAAGTAAATTAAACTCAAAACATACAACATCCCCTCAATCTACTTATATATTTCCTATGCCAGAACCTCAGCGATTCTCTACAATTCTGATGGCATCCTTCTATTATAGGGAAATTGTAAATGTATTTCTCACCCTAAGAATTTTGGTTGACACAAAGTGGAGATCAActacaaaatgaaccatctcTATGCGAGGAACAGCTTTCCAATGGTAAGAATCTTAGCCTTATCGTGCTGTATGTCCAAAATGGATCAATTGTTTGAAATCTCCAATCTCCTGTAGGAATGCTATATTTCAAAGCTTtcgacatagaacattacagcacagaaacaggtctctTGAACCTTCTTGGctttgccgaaccatttttctgcctggtcccactgacctgtacctggaccatatccctccatacacctgtcatccatgtacctgtccaagtttttcttaaatgttaaaagcgaGCCTGcattaccacttcatctggcagctcattccacacccccaccactctttgtgtgaagccacccccccaatgttccctttaaacttttcccccttcacccttaacccatgtcctctgtttttttttcttcccctagcctcagtggaaaaagcctgcttccattcaCTCTAtgtatacccatcataattgtatatacctttatcaaatctcccctcattcttctacgctccagggaatacaatcctagttattcaacctttctctgtaactcagtctcttaagtcctggcaacatccttgtaaacctcctctgcaatccttcaaccttattaatatctttcctgtaattaggtgactaaaactgcacacaatacaccaaattcagattcgccaatgtcttatacaacctcaccataacattccaaatcttatactttgatttataaaggccaatgtaccaaaagctctcttgacaaccctatctacctgtgacaccacttttagggaattatgcatctgtattcccagatccctctgttctactgcacttctcagtgtTCTACcttagtttgtccttccaaagtgcaatacctcacacttgtctgtattaaactccatctaccatttttcagctggtccaaatcccactgcaagctttgaaaacctttctcACTGACCAGCACACCTCCAaacttcgtatcatcagcaaatttgctaattcagtttaccacatcatccagatcattgatacaatggatccagcactgatccccgtggcacaccactagtcacaggcctccactcagagaagcaatcctctactaccactctctggcttcttccattgagccaatgtctaatccaatttactacctcaccatgtatacctagcgactgaatcttcctaactaacctcccatgcaggaccttgtcaaaggccttactgaagtccatgtagacaacatccactgcatttccttcatccacttttctggtaacctcctcgaaaaactctaatagattggttaaacatgaacaaccatgcacaaagccacgttgactctCCCTGATAAGTCCCTATCTATCCAAgtatttgtagatcctatctcttagtactccttccaataatttacctactaccgacatcaaacttaccggcctataatttcccggattacttttagagccttttttaaacaatggaacaacatgaactatcctccaatcctctggcatctcacccatagatatcgacattttaaatattgccAGGTTTAAACATTGCCAGGgcacctgcaatttcaacactggtctccttcaaggtctgagagaataccctgtcaggtcctggggatttatctactctgatttgcttcaagacagcaagcacctcctcctcttcaaactgtataggttccatgacctcactacttgtttgccttatttccattgactccatgccagtttccttagtaaatacagatgcaaaaaaacacattaaagatctcccccatttcttttggtcccATACATatccgaccactctgatcttcacgaggaccaattttatcccttactatccttttgctcataatatatctgtagaagctctttggattatccttcaccttgactgccaaagcaacctcatatcttcttttagccctccatatttctttaagtattttttgcactttttatactcctcaagcaccttatttgctccctgtttcctatgcatgttatacatctctctcttcttatcagagttccaatatccctagagaaccaaggttccttattcttattcactttgcctttaattctgacaggaacatacaaactctgcactctcaaagtttctcctttgaaggcctcccacttaccaatcacatccttgccagagaacaacctgtcccaatccacgcttttcagatcctttctcatttcttcaaatttggtctttttccagtttagaacctcaacccgaggaccagatctatctttatccatgaccaagttgaaactaatggtgttacgatcactggaaccaaagtgttcccctacacacactcccgTCACTTGTCCTAatttgtttcctaataggagatctaatattgcatcctctctcgttGTTACctttatatattgatttagaaaactttcctgaacacattttacaaactctaacccatctagacctttaacagtatgggagtcccaatcaatatgtggaaaattaaaatcccctactgtcgcaactttatgtttcctgcagttgtctgccatctctctgcagatttgctcctccaatcctagctgactattgggtggtctataatagaaccccattaatgtggtcatacctatCCTGTTTCCCAGCTCCACCCacatggcctcggtagacaagccctctaatctgtcctgcctcagcactgctgtaatattttcccttactagcaatgccacccaccacccttcatccctctgcctctatcacgtctgaaacatcagaaccctggaacattaagttgTCGGTCCTgaccctcctgtagccaagtttcactaatggctacaacgtcataattccatgtgtcaatccacatCCTCAGCTCATtggccttccccacaatactccttgcattgaaatagacacacctcagaagattattaccaccacacgcAACCCTTATTTGTCACTTTGCATGAACTTCTAACacaatttattttcacccctgctccactatctgctctggtccccatccccctggaaatctagtttaacccccccccccgcccccaatagcactaacaaacctccctgccaggatattggaccccctgtagttcaggtgtaacctgtctctctagtacagatcccacctgccccagacgaggtcccaattatcctgaattctgaaaccctgccccctacaccagttcctcagccacgtgttcatcctccagagcatcctacacttaccctcactggcacaggtagcaatcctgagattaccaccctcgaggtcctgctttttaacttcctaccaagctctctatactcactctttcttcctacgtcagtGGTATCAATGTgtagacatccctgaccctggcacctgggaggcaacaagtcacccgggagtctctgtcgcaaccacagaacctcctgtctgtacctgtaactaTCGAGTTccctaccgctctcctcttcttccaccttCCCTTCTGCACTGTAGAACccgactcagtgccagagatccggctgccacagcttgtcccagataagtcaccccccccccaacagtatccaaatcggtatatttgttgaggggaatggccacaggggaaccctgttCTGCCTGccagtaacccaattacctgtgcgctgctcctttggcataactacctccctgaaagtactatctataaactcctcattctcccgaaagatccagaggtcatccagctcctgctccagttccctaatgtggtTTGTTAggggctgcagctggatgtatttcttgcaggtgttgttgtcagggacactggaggcctccctgacttcccacgtcctgcaagaggagcattccaacatcctgcctggcattctctctactctaaacggACAAAACAAAATTTACCGGAGCCTACCCTCGCTTCTGCCTGTTCACACCGAGGCCTTTTGAGCCCAAGCCATCCcatccctctcactctgctgcctgctggatatggtggtcttttttttttaaacctttggagCTCTACGTCACGTgcctgcacagtctagcctcttttccccgagcaGTGCAGAAAAAAAATGACTTCTCTCCGAGATTTCTTTACTCCTTCACTCCCAGCCTCTTGCTACAATTTGAGGAGTTTGTAACTTTCATTTCAGAATGGCAGAACCATGTGCATACATTAAAAATTTTCGGTAAGGCAAAGTGAATTAATGCATAATCAGTTTGTTCATTTATCAGAAAATGGTTGCAACTTACAAACTTCTCTTGGGTGGTAGGCGATGGAAAATCAATCTCTaatatatctttgagattttgCAACACTGTGGACTCTGGAGAcctggggggagaggggggagggaagaacACTACATACATTAGCAGTGTTAAAATAACAAAATTTCAGCCAGCACTGAAAACTGTACAGCATTTCTAAACTACTTACCACAGATGCATGTTAGTATTCAACTTTTTCTTCAGCGGAGTTACCACTAGGGGTAAATATGTATCATTATGACTACATTTTATCAGCAGTGAACATAAAATTTAAAACTAATTTCTCAGGCGCACCTACCATGGTCAGCACCAAGGAAACAGCATTCTGGCAACATTTTAGGGTGTCTAGGGTCCACTTCTACATTTATTGAAGCATTGTTTCCTGTGACAACCAAGAAGAAAAGCATTTCACACTGCACAATTCTCTGCTCCAACAGATTATTCATTTCTTAAGAGCCCTTCAACATAATTGCTTGGTGTGTAAATGTTTCTTTGGGAAACTTTCCATCCTTCCCCAGGCTTTTGGTGACCTCTCGTGTGTCTTCGTGGCTCACTGTCAAGGTTGCAAGTTAATAGATCTCTTTAAATAAAAGTTGTAAATTAAAGTTTTCCACACACCATCCAATTTACAGAAACCAATTCACATATTTTTTCTCAACTGATTTTCCTGTTATTTTTATTTGAGAGAGCATTTATTCAGTGAATGGAACACAAAAGAACTGCTGAAAGACCAGGGGCTGGTGGAGTGTTGCCAATTCTTAACATTTCATGTTGGGTATCCTTCTAATGGTCTTCATCAGACAGCAATTAAAACAAAGCCGGAAAAGAAAAGACAGATAAAAATTACTACCACCCTTACCTTGATTTTACTGCCATTTCTGAGAAATCAAAACTATTTTGTGAGGAGTGCAAAATCCTGTCACAAAGTTTCTTTGAGTGATTTCTTTATCAGTATGAGTCAACCATTTTTATTTCACAAGAGCAGTCCACTGTAAATGTAACTATTAATTAAAGATTTGTACTTATGGCGATTCTCCTTGTTGTGGCTCTGCGTGTTGGATTTTCAGGTTCAAGTACCCAGGTTTTCTCATCtatttcatccataacatcccAGAACTCTTGTAATGAATCCAGTGCTGCGAGAAACTGACTGTGAAGATTTTTTAACGAGCTCTGGAAAAAAATGATGGAAAAGGGAAACAGTTCTTTAATCAAGTAATGGAGAAAGAATTTGTGTATTTGCAAAATGTGCTTCATAAAGTTCCACACTTTTCACTTGTTAGAAATTTGAGTCCGCAGCAGATTAGACATATTAGAATAAAGggcaaagataacaagtgtaaggAACCTTAGTTTTCAAGATATTGAGgcactggttaagagaaaaaaaaggaggtgcagagcagctataggcaagtaggaacaaatgaggtgcttattttatggagtacaagaaatgtaagagaacacttgagaaagaaggtatgaagttgctctagcagacaaagtgaaggaaaatcctaagggattctacagagaagagcaaaaggattgcaagggacaaacttggtcctctggaagaccagaatggtaatagATATGTAGAGTCAAAACAGATGGGGAGATCTAAAATGAATTATTTGCATCTGTATGTACGTGGGAGATGCATACACAGCCTATAGCAGTGAGGCAAAGCGggatcaacttcatggacctagAGGATGAGATGTTTGCTACCACGAGGCAAATCAGGTGTATAAATCCCTAGGTTGCATAGACCCCCATTCTTCTTAACTCCAGCATGTTCAGGCCAGAGACATCACATTTCATTCCGGGGATCATtctgtgaacctgctctggaccctctccaatgccagcacatcctttcttaaataaggggcccaaaaatgcTCATAAAACTCTGTTTggactgaccaatgccttatgaagcctcagcattacattctagcactcttgaaattaatgctcacattgcatttgccatcctcaccaccgaggcagcctgcaagttaacctttagagaaccctacacgaggactcccaagtccatttgcaactcagatttctgaattttctccccgtttagaaaatagtttataccTTCTTgcgaaatgcatgaccatacaattccctacactccattccatctgccacttctttgcctattctccttatctgtacaagtccttctgcagactccctgcttcctcaacagcaCCTGTCCCTTGGCCTATCTTTGTGTTGACCGCCAAGCTGatcgcaaagccatcaattcagtcgTCTAAATCACTGGCGTTTAATGTTAAAAGGAGCAGTTCCAACACCACCACTGTGGAGCAACACTAGTTtcaagcagccaaccagaataggcctctTTATCTCCTGCTAGTCAGTCAATCTTGCATCCATGCTCGTATCTTTCTTGTGATACCATGGTATCTTACCTTGTTTTGCAGCCTCATATGCAACActtcatcaaaggccttctgaaaatttaagCAAATAATtactgactttcctttgtctattctgcctgttatttcctcatagAATTGcaagagatttgtcaggtaagatttcccctaaAGGAAACCAGGCTGAcattggtctattttatcatttgcctcgaaacctcattcttaataatgcactccaacatcttctcaatcactgaagtcaggctaactaccctataatttcctgtcttttgcctccccgGCCTCCCCCCAACat comes from Hypanus sabinus isolate sHypSab1 chromosome 12, sHypSab1.hap1, whole genome shotgun sequence and encodes:
- the fancl gene encoding E3 ubiquitin-protein ligase FANCL; protein product: MAGFDALINECPLLLPQNRQKTVFDGFVMVKNKEFRVRILLPEERNLKQGRLQCNWQLNQILHGYQHIVKQRLQQSTDLVSFMLEFKTVLEIALRNKHDLQSPPPPQYYEQLIKEIENLGWDKLAYMDTEFRTIKLKAEDSAGREHMITIKLKSKYPADPPDCATDFPVPFVLSWTHQSSLKNLHSQFLAALDSLQEFWDVMDEIDEKTWVLEPENPTRRATTRRIAIRNNASINVEVDPRHPKMLPECCFLGADHVVTPLKKKLNTNMHLWSPESTVLQNLKDILEIDFPSPTTQEKFSLGMECGICYAYRLASSIPDQVCDDPRCGQPFHQECLYEWLRGLPSSRQSFNIIFGECPYCGKPITAKMIIKRCST